A genomic region of Nostoc sp. UHCC 0702 contains the following coding sequences:
- a CDS encoding FHA domain-containing protein — MSVKINKLLKCVQDVQNFVATRNISIDQALKELGESLKAGKLIMQIVGQDLSQVQAFQKLLGLSDKLYDIYQLKIATFPQIPDPNAPLPTPNLVLQSSSNIQQPVQYELTATQTQIIGRNPSVAQLLLPDNLNLISGHHAEIQPLPEGGWQIRDLGSRNGTFINGNLQILQNWYTLKLGDQICLGSASQGLGSATLIFEKPSIEDIHPSYIDVQRLLNCNILCLIIPDEPLSETVQRFIQLAKDAQIAKLFVVVDKPGSIADDVFQETFMEIENSIKRQLQEFPFELIALLLQPFVPTSGATIITPHAQPEFEQFCDILEGLSKDKTEEILTKWATYKLNQQINYSESILIQQDAALKEKLQKDEEKFKELTQNNLKKQVEKVYKKVDSDRDLFFKQVKTELNQSKSGLLDEFRQSSLPYKIQQFTKQLQPTVSDQGGYRYIRLKVGSNATASKSANYVHATATELCHTELTRWAAAEWNRIGSEYAGGGLDSLFKKSYESLNFIPDLMLPDEGFSNSQTLSIQTLLDVSSVEPTADLRYKQVGFWGYMFKNLRGQIITIVGTITMLGSGFIGSNAKVILIPALIPITLAMVWLSHKQEKEAKVEEVAEKLQKETANYYQSYVKGLVDRLMQRIGGLLEFEERRFRETLENVKETYAAHIIELEKNQNQLKSQLEDLKRSGPNKVEKELAELRKLKQSI, encoded by the coding sequence ATGTCAGTCAAAATAAATAAACTATTAAAGTGTGTTCAAGACGTGCAAAATTTTGTTGCTACTCGCAACATCAGCATTGATCAAGCATTGAAAGAATTGGGTGAGTCACTCAAAGCTGGAAAATTGATTATGCAAATTGTCGGTCAAGATTTATCGCAGGTGCAAGCATTTCAAAAGCTTCTAGGTTTAAGTGATAAGTTGTATGATATCTATCAATTAAAAATAGCTACTTTTCCTCAAATACCAGATCCAAATGCTCCACTCCCTACTCCTAACCTAGTTCTTCAGTCTTCTTCCAATATTCAACAACCTGTGCAATATGAACTAACAGCTACTCAGACTCAAATTATCGGTCGTAATCCATCAGTAGCACAACTGCTATTACCTGATAACCTAAATTTGATTAGTGGACATCATGCTGAAATTCAACCTTTACCAGAAGGGGGTTGGCAGATTAGAGATTTAGGCAGCCGTAATGGAACTTTTATTAATGGCAACCTACAAATACTTCAGAACTGGTACACATTGAAACTTGGTGATCAAATCTGTTTAGGATCTGCTTCTCAAGGGTTAGGTAGTGCAACGTTAATATTTGAGAAACCCTCAATAGAGGATATTCATCCAAGTTATATAGATGTTCAAAGATTATTAAACTGTAATATCCTTTGTTTAATTATTCCGGATGAGCCGTTGTCAGAGACTGTTCAACGGTTTATTCAGCTAGCTAAAGATGCTCAAATTGCAAAGCTTTTTGTTGTGGTGGATAAACCGGGAAGCATTGCTGATGATGTTTTCCAAGAAACCTTTATGGAGATAGAAAATTCCATCAAGCGGCAACTTCAAGAGTTCCCCTTTGAACTCATCGCACTACTACTACAACCCTTTGTGCCTACCTCTGGAGCTACTATTATTACTCCCCATGCTCAACCTGAGTTTGAGCAGTTTTGTGATATTCTAGAAGGTTTATCAAAGGATAAAACTGAAGAAATTCTCACAAAATGGGCAACTTACAAGCTGAACCAGCAAATAAATTATAGTGAATCTATATTAATTCAACAAGATGCTGCCCTGAAAGAAAAACTGCAAAAAGATGAGGAAAAATTCAAAGAATTAACTCAAAATAATCTGAAGAAGCAAGTTGAAAAAGTATATAAAAAAGTAGATAGCGATCGCGATTTGTTTTTTAAGCAAGTAAAGACTGAATTAAATCAATCTAAGTCCGGTTTACTAGATGAGTTTAGGCAAAGTAGTCTACCTTATAAAATTCAACAATTTACAAAGCAATTGCAACCAACCGTGTCTGATCAGGGAGGCTATCGCTATATTCGTTTAAAAGTAGGATCAAATGCTACAGCCAGTAAATCTGCGAATTATGTTCACGCAACTGCAACAGAACTTTGCCATACTGAGCTAACGCGATGGGCTGCTGCGGAGTGGAATCGAATTGGTAGCGAATACGCTGGTGGAGGCTTAGATAGTTTGTTCAAAAAAAGCTATGAATCTTTGAATTTTATTCCTGATTTAATGCTACCAGATGAGGGCTTTTCTAACTCACAAACCCTGAGTATTCAGACTTTGTTAGATGTTTCTAGTGTGGAACCTACGGCTGATCTCAGATATAAGCAGGTTGGCTTTTGGGGGTATATGTTCAAAAATCTGCGGGGACAGATTATCACTATCGTTGGGACAATAACAATGCTCGGTAGTGGTTTTATTGGATCTAATGCGAAGGTAATTTTGATTCCTGCTTTAATTCCTATCACGCTAGCGATGGTTTGGTTAAGCCACAAGCAAGAAAAGGAAGCTAAGGTTGAAGAAGTAGCCGAGAAGCTTCAAAAAGAAACAGCTAACTACTATCAATCTTACGTGAAGGGATTAGTTGATAGATTGATGCAGCGGATAGGAGGACTTTTAGAGTTTGAGGAAAGACGTTTTAGAGAGACTTTGGAGAATGTCAAAGAAACCTATGCAGCACACATAATAGAGCTAGAGAAAAATCAGAATCAACTGAAATCTCAACTTGAAGATTTAAAGCGTTCTGGGCCAAACAAAGTTGAGAAAGAACTCGCCGAATTGCGAAAGCTAAAACAATCTATCTAG